The following proteins are co-located in the Streptomyces sp. NBC_01198 genome:
- a CDS encoding (2Fe-2S) ferredoxin domain-containing protein — MAGVDGGAGVGGVLRAQAARICAGGGPAAGAAHRDLDAYADIAAWIESGGPGVTDAPAILGLYAFSPSRRVRGQLDS; from the coding sequence GTGGCGGGTGTCGATGGCGGTGCGGGGGTGGGTGGGGTGCTGCGGGCGCAGGCGGCTCGGATCTGCGCTGGCGGTGGTCCGGCGGCGGGTGCAGCCCACCGGGACCTCGACGCCTACGCTGACATCGCCGCCTGGATCGAGAGCGGTGGCCCCGGCGTCACCGATGCGCCAGCGATCCTCGGCCTGTACGCGTTCTCGCCTTCGCGCCGCGTCCGTGGCCAACTCGACAGCTGA
- a CDS encoding sensor histidine kinase, whose translation MNPAARLPAWLRLPALTVRARLTLTYAGLFTLGGCVLVLAMTTAFYHEIFRPLPRDAVPSRLDPDHDHILGLSDQIRDAAASRLLIIALLLLLVVVALSALVGWWVAGRLLRPITEITAAARRATGTTLHERINLSGPSDELKELGDTFDEMLERLDAAFAAQRRFVANASHELRTPLALTRAAIEVTLAKPAVNEAQWHAMAADVAHSTDSAERLISALLVLARSEQRVTDPVEDDLADIAAEALDQVAARSRARALRLETDLAAAPLRANVALLGIAVSNLMENAVRYNRDGGLLQVTTAQPGPDRVELTVSNDGPVLDPGKVEDLFEPFHRGAHTRRRTRSADIPDGTGLGLSIVRAVARAHGGEATAHARTDGGLTVTVRLPAS comes from the coding sequence GTGAACCCGGCCGCCCGGCTGCCGGCCTGGCTGCGGCTTCCCGCGCTGACGGTCCGGGCCCGGCTGACCCTCACCTACGCGGGACTGTTCACCCTCGGCGGATGCGTCCTCGTGCTGGCCATGACCACCGCGTTCTACCACGAGATCTTCCGCCCGCTGCCCCGCGACGCCGTACCCAGCCGACTCGACCCCGACCACGACCACATCCTGGGCCTGTCCGACCAGATCCGGGACGCCGCCGCCTCCCGGCTGCTGATCATCGCGCTACTGCTGCTCCTGGTGGTCGTCGCGCTGTCGGCGCTGGTCGGCTGGTGGGTGGCCGGACGGCTGCTCCGGCCGATCACGGAGATCACCGCCGCCGCCCGCCGGGCCACCGGCACCACGCTGCACGAGCGCATCAACCTGTCCGGGCCCTCGGACGAGCTCAAAGAGCTCGGCGACACCTTCGACGAAATGCTCGAACGCCTGGATGCGGCCTTCGCCGCCCAGCGCCGCTTCGTCGCCAACGCCAGCCACGAACTGCGAACCCCGCTGGCGCTGACCCGCGCCGCCATCGAGGTCACCCTCGCCAAGCCCGCGGTCAACGAGGCCCAATGGCACGCCATGGCGGCCGACGTCGCCCACTCCACCGACAGCGCGGAGCGCCTGATCTCCGCCCTGCTCGTACTGGCCCGCTCCGAGCAACGCGTCACGGATCCAGTCGAGGACGACCTCGCCGACATCGCCGCCGAGGCCCTGGACCAAGTCGCGGCCCGAAGCCGGGCACGAGCGCTGCGCCTGGAGACCGACCTGGCCGCCGCGCCACTGCGCGCGAACGTCGCCCTGCTGGGAATCGCGGTGTCCAACCTGATGGAGAACGCGGTCCGCTACAACCGCGACGGCGGCCTGCTGCAGGTCACCACCGCGCAGCCCGGCCCCGACCGGGTGGAACTCACCGTCAGTAACGACGGCCCCGTCCTGGACCCGGGGAAGGTGGAGGACCTGTTCGAGCCCTTCCATCGCGGGGCCCACACCCGCCGCCGCACCAGATCAGCGGACATCCCCGACGGTACGGGGCTGGGCCTGTCGATCGTCCGGGCCGTCGCCCGCGCCCACGGCGGCGAGGCCACCGCACACGCCCGTACCGACGGCGGACTGACCGTAACAGTGCGGCTGCCCGCAAGCTGA
- a CDS encoding response regulator transcription factor gives MRILVVEDERRLAARIAEGLRDQGMAVDVSHDGADALEKVEISGGYDILVLDRDLPGRSGDEVCAELAGRPDAPMILMLTALSGTDDRVDGLTLGADDYLGKPFSFAELTLRVQSLGRRRGSHGVTLVRGDLTVDTLRRTVHRAGRPVVLTAKEFAVLRLLLAADGAVLSHEELLERAWDENADPFTNTVRVTVNRLRRKLGPPDVIETLVGSGYRITR, from the coding sequence ATGCGGATTCTGGTAGTCGAGGACGAACGGCGCCTGGCCGCCCGCATCGCGGAGGGCCTGCGGGACCAGGGCATGGCGGTCGACGTCAGCCACGACGGTGCCGACGCGCTGGAGAAGGTCGAGATCAGCGGGGGTTACGACATCCTGGTCCTGGACCGCGACCTGCCCGGCCGCTCCGGCGACGAGGTCTGCGCCGAACTGGCCGGCCGCCCCGACGCCCCGATGATCCTCATGCTCACCGCCCTGTCCGGGACCGACGACCGGGTGGACGGCCTGACCCTCGGCGCCGACGACTACCTCGGAAAGCCCTTCTCCTTCGCCGAACTCACCTTGCGTGTGCAATCGCTCGGGCGCCGCAGAGGCTCACACGGCGTGACGCTGGTCCGTGGCGACCTGACCGTGGACACGCTGCGCCGCACCGTGCACCGGGCCGGCCGGCCGGTCGTCCTCACCGCCAAGGAGTTCGCCGTGCTGCGCCTCCTGCTGGCCGCCGACGGCGCCGTGCTGAGTCATGAGGAGCTGCTGGAGCGGGCCTGGGACGAGAACGCGGACCCCTTCACCAACACCGTGCGGGTCACGGTCAACCGGCTCCGCCGCAAGCTCGGTCCGCCCGACGTGATCGAGACCCTGGTGGGCTCCGGCTACCGGATTACCCGGTGA
- a CDS encoding FAD:protein FMN transferase, with product MRIAVEHIMGTAISLAAPDTVAAAVFRAATGDAFAFLRHVDEVFSPYRSDSPVSLIRDGRLDPHDLGGHRDGGEIHEVLELCAALHHASRGAFDAWKVGDPPRFDPSGAVKGWAGERASAMLAAHGLPRHALNAGGDVRLRSGGGTNAEPWRVGLADPHRPGNLLGVLEVRDGAVATSGLAERGAHIWHPAAGRPATALAQVTVTGPDLALADGYATAAMAQPTAARARDWLDGIAADTGYQALTVDAAGRTTTTASLTNLTWLAPAPQPAAGSSARG from the coding sequence ATGCGAATAGCCGTGGAGCACATCATGGGCACCGCGATCTCGCTGGCCGCGCCCGACACCGTGGCCGCCGCCGTCTTCCGGGCTGCGACAGGAGACGCGTTCGCGTTCCTGCGCCACGTCGACGAGGTGTTCTCCCCCTACCGGTCCGACAGCCCGGTCAGTCTGATCCGCGACGGCCGGCTCGACCCGCACGACCTCGGCGGCCACCGGGACGGCGGCGAGATCCACGAGGTGCTGGAGCTGTGCGCCGCACTCCACCATGCGAGCCGAGGGGCTTTCGACGCCTGGAAGGTCGGCGACCCGCCACGTTTCGATCCGTCCGGGGCGGTCAAGGGCTGGGCAGGGGAACGGGCCAGCGCGATGCTCGCCGCCCACGGGCTTCCCCGGCACGCCCTGAACGCCGGCGGCGACGTCCGGCTCCGGTCTGGCGGCGGAACCAACGCCGAGCCATGGCGGGTCGGCCTGGCGGACCCGCACCGGCCCGGCAACCTGCTGGGGGTGCTGGAGGTCCGCGACGGGGCGGTGGCCACCTCCGGCCTCGCCGAACGCGGCGCCCACATCTGGCACCCGGCCGCCGGCCGGCCCGCCACCGCGCTGGCCCAGGTCACCGTAACCGGCCCGGATCTGGCTCTGGCCGACGGCTACGCCACAGCCGCGATGGCCCAGCCGACCGCTGCACGTGCCCGCGACTGGCTCGACGGTATCGCAGCGGACACCGGCTACCAGGCGTTGACCGTCGATGCGGCCGGGCGCACCACGACAACCGCCTCGCTGACGAACCTGACGTGGCTCGCCCCGGCGCCGCAGCCGGCCGCGGGTAGCTCCGCGAGAGGATGA